AATACATCCGTTTTCATGGCTTACTGACAGATGATATGGCCATTTACAGAGAAGATGAAAAAGGAAATCCCGAATACAATTACCAATACGTAGACGTGCTGTTTGATTATATCCTGAGTCTCAAAATGAAACCATTTGTTGAATTAGGATTCATGCCCTCAGCATTAGCAAGCGGAAAAGAAACCATTTTCTGGTGGAAAGGAAATGTCACACCACCAAAAGATTATAAAAAATGGGAAGATTTAATTAAAAACCTAACGGCACATTTTACAGAACGTTACGGTGTAGAAGAAGTAAAAACCTGGTATTTTGAAGTCTGGAACGAACCCAACCTTTCACCGGGATTCTGGAGCAGCACTCAGGAAGAATACTTCAAACTATACGATTATGCTGTTCGGGGCGTAAAAAGCGTAAACAAAGATTATAAAGTAGGCGGACCAGCAACAGCAGGAGCAGCCTGGGTTCCGGAAACAATCGAGTTCTGCCAGAAAAATAATGTACCAATCGATTTTATTTCAACCCATACGTATGGCGTAAAACATGGCTATCTGGATGAATTTGGAACATCGGGAACCATATTAAATAAAGACGATTCAAGTGTAAGCGGTGAAGTTATCAATTCACGTAAGCAGATTTCAGAATCGGCTAAGCCAAACCTTGAACTGCATTACACAGAATGGAGTTCATCCTACACACCTGCAGATCCTATTCACGATAGTTACCATTCAGCAGCATATATTCTGCAGAAATTAAAACAAGTTGGAAATGCTGCGAACTCTATGTCGTATTGGGTTTTCACCGATATTTTTGAAGAAGCAGGTCCAAGATTTACGCCTTTTCACGGAGGTTTCGGATTGTTGAATACACAAGGAATCAAAAAACCGGCCTATTTCTCCTATTACTTAATGAACAAATTGGGAGAAACCGAACTTCAAAATACCGATTCATCTTCATGGGTAAGCAAGAACGAAAAAGGCGATGTACAGCTCCTTTTTTGGGACTTTACCAATACACATCCCGGAGATAAAGTTTTAAACCAAACCTATTACATTCAGGATCTGCCTTCTAAATCAAAAGGAAATATCAAGATTGAACTGAACAATTTGCAAAAAGGAAATTACAATCTCGAAATCTATAAAGTAGGCTACAAAGTTCACGACGTTTATGCCGATTATCTGGCCATGAACAAACCGGCACAGCTGAACAGAGAACAGGTAAATACATTAAAAGAGAAAAATAAAGACTGTCTGCTTTCGACAGAAAAAATAAAAATCGATTCAAAAGGAACATTCAATAAAGAAATCGCCATTAACGAAAATGATGTGTACATGTTCCGCTTTGTAAAACAATAAAAACCTAACTATAATCACAAAAACTAAAAACTATAATCAATGAAAAATAGAATATTAAAATTTTCTGCGGCACTGGCAGTCATGCTGTTGGTTTCGTGTAAAAACGATGCGCAGAATACAGGTTCTGAATCCGTAAAAGCTGAATACGTGGGAAAAGAAATAGGCTCTGAATACGATGCCGAAATAGATAAATTAGTTTCTCAAATGACACTTGAGGAAAAAATAGGAATGCTTCACGGTAACAGTATGTTTACCAGCGGCGGTGTAAAACGCTTGGGTATTCCGGAATTAAAAATGGCCGACGGACCGCTTGGTGTTCGTGAAGAAATTTCGCGCGACAACTGGGCACCGGCGGGATTAACCAATGACTTTGCAACGTATTATCCTGCCGGAGGAGGTCTGGCAGCAACATGGAATACCGAAATGGCTTATACTTTTGGGAACAGCGTTGGACAGGAAATGCGCGCCAGAGACAAAGACATGTTACTTTCGCCGGCAATCAATATTGTAAGAACACCACTTGGAGGAAGAACTTACGAATACATGACCGAAGATCCGTTCTTAAACAAAAAAATCGCTGTGCCGTTAATTGTTGGTTTACAGGATAATGACGTTATGGCCTGCGTAAAACACTATGCAGCAAATAATCAGGAAACCAATCGTGATTTTGTAGATGTGCAGATCGACGAACGTACCCTTCGCGAAATTTACCTTCCGGCATTTGAAGCTGCTGTAAAAGAAGCAAAAGCATACAGTATTATGGGGGCTTATAATAAATTCAGAGGCGAATATTTATGCGAGAACGACTATATGCTCAATAAAATCCTTCGTGACGAATGGGGATTCAAAGGTGTTGTAGTATCAGACTGGGCTGCGGTACATTCTACAGTAAAATCATTGCAAAACGGACTGGATATCGAAATGGGAACGCCAAAACCATTTAATGAATTTTTCCTTGCCGATAAATTAATCGCGGCAGCAAAAAACAAAGAAATTTCAGAAGCAGAACTTGATAAACACGTAAAAAGAATTTTACGCGTACTGTTTCAGGTAAAAGCGATGGGCGGAAAAGAACGTGTTAAAGGAAGCATTGCTACAGAAGCACATTATCAGGACGCTTATAAAATCGCAGCAGAATCGATAGTTTTATTAAAAAATGAAAACAACGCACTGCCTTTAAAAGTTGACGGAATCAAATCGATTGCCGTAATCGGGAACAACGCAACCAAGAAAAATGCTCTTGGCGGATTTGGTGCCGGAGTAAAAACAAAAAGAGAAGTAACACCGCTTGAAGGTTTAAAAAACAGACTTCCGGCATCGGTAAAAATCAATTATGCCGAAGGATACTTAGAGCGTTACGATGAAAAAAATAAAGGAAACTTAGGAAACATTACATCAAACGGTCCGGTAACGATTGATAAATTAGATCCTGCTGCATTGCAGGCTGCCATCGAAGCTGCTAAAAACTCAGATGTCGCGATCATTTTTGCAGGTTCAAACCGTGATTACGAAACAGAAGCTTCAGACAGAAGAGATTTAAAATTACCATTTGGGCAGGAAGAATTAATTCAGAAAGTATTAGCAGTTAACCCAAAAACAATTGTGGTTATGGTTGCCGGTGCACCTTTTGAAATCGAAGACATCAGCAAAAAAACAACAGCCTTAGTCTGGACGTGGTTTAACGGATCTGAAGGAGGAAATGCATTAGCCGATGTACTATTAGGAAAAGTAAATCCGTCAGGGAAATTACCTTGGACAATGCCTAAAACCCTGAATGATTCTCCGGCACACGCAACAAACAGTTTCCCGGGAGACAAAGCAGTAAACTATGCCGAAGGAATTCTGGTAGGATACCGCTGGTTTGATACAAAAAATATTGCACCTTTATATCCATTCGGTTACGGATTATCATATACCACTTTTGGGTTGGAAAAGGCAAAAGCAGATAAAGAATCTTACACAACAGACGAAACGATTTCAGTTTCTGTAGAAGTAAAAAACACCGGAAAAACAGATGGAAAAGAAGTAGTACAATTGTATGCTTCTAAATCAGATTCAAAAGTAACACGCGCTGCCAAAGAATTAAAAGGATTCAAAAAAGTATTGGTAAAATCAGGCGGTTCAGAAAATGTTACCATTAAAGTTCCGGTAAAAGAACTGGCTTATTACGATGCTGCATCAAAAAAATGGGTGGTAGAGCCGGGAAAATATACTTTGAAAGTAGGAAACTCTTCCAGAGATATTAAACAAGACATTGCGATTACGATCAAGTAACAAAACGATTATATTTTTTAATGAGTACCAAAGCAGCGCCGGCAGTAAAAAGCCGGCGCTGCTGCTAAAATTTTAAATGATATAGAATGAAAAAGACAGTAAAAGATTATTTGTTAAGCATACTTTTAAGTTTTGCTTTTTTAGGAGTTTTGGCTTGCAGTTCAGACAAAGAAACCACTCCGGAAACAACCATTAAATCACTTACCGCAAGTACAACTAAAATTGATTTCGACAGCAAAGAAAATGTATCGGATATCACGGTAAACTCAGAAGCCGCGTCATGGACAATTGCCAGTTCTGCAAGCTGGGTAAAAGTAAGCCAGACAAGCGGTACAAAAGGATCGGTTATTGTACGAATAACAGCTGAGGCAAATACAGAAACTGCAGCTAGAACAGCTTCGGTAACCTTAACATCAAACGAGGCCAAACCAGTTACCATTGCCGTTTCACAATTGGCAGGAACGGTTAGTACAGGATTATACCCAAGTTACAATACCAATCCAATTGCGGCAGATGCTTCCGGAATGGGAAGTACAGCAGTACAATTAGCAGCAAAAATTAAACTGGGCTGGAACATTGGGAACACATTAGAAGCAACAGGCGGCGAAACAGCATGGGGGAATCCACGAGTAACCAAAGCCTTAATTGATGCTGTAAAAGCAAATGGTTTTAATGCAATACGAATTCCGTGCTCATGGAATCAAAACATGGAAAATGCAGCAACGGCAAAAATCAAAACCGACTGGCTGAACCGCGTTAAAGAAGTAGTGCAGTATTGCGTAGATAACGATATGTATGTTGTAGTAAACATTCACTGGGACGGCGGCTGGCTGGAAAACAACATCACCGAGGCCAAAAAAGTAGAAAACAATGCCAAACAAAAAGCATTCTGGGAACAAATAGCAACACATTTGCGCGGTTTCGACGAACATTTACTTTTTGCAGGCGCCAATGAACCGGCAGTTGAAGATGCAGCACAAATGGCCGTTTTAACTTCATACCACCAGACTTTTATTGATGCTGTTCGTTCTACAGGAGGTAAAAATGCATACCGCGTTCTTGTAGTTCAGGGACCAACAACAGATATCGAAAAAACCAATAAATTAATGACCACTTTGCCAACAGATAAAACGGCTGACAGAATGATGGTCGAAGTACATTATTATACTCCATGGAATTTTGCAGGTTTAACCAAAGACGAATCCTGGGGTAAAATGTTCTACTATTGGGGAGCAGGAAACCATTCAACAACAGATACCGACAGAAATGCAACCTGGGGAGAAGAAGCCGATTTAGAGAAAAACTTCAAACTGATGAAAACCCAGTTTGTCGACAAAGGAATTCCGGTTCTTTTAGGAGAATTTGGAGCAATCCGAAGAACCACTTTAACCGGAGATGCATTAACATTACATCTTAAGTCAAGAGCCTATTATTTAAAAACGGTCGTGAAAACAGCAAAAGCAAATGGATTATTACCGTTTTATTGGGACGAAGGAAGCTTAGAAAATAACGGATTTGGAATCTTCAAAAGAGCCGATAATACCGTCTTCGATACTCAGGCATTAAACGCCTTAAAAGAAGGGTTACAATAAGAAAAAAGCCTTAAAACCACGTAAGTGATATAAGTAAAATTAAATAAAGGAATAATTATAAAATTAAATTATCTTATATCACTTAAGTGGTTTAAAATATTAAAATCAGAAAAAAATGAAAAAAACTATTTCTTTTATTTTATTGATATTGAGCATAATTGCCAATGCCAATGTAAGGATGCCTTTAATATTTTCTGACGGAATGGTACTGCAAAGAAACAAACCAATTCCAATTTGGGGGTTTGCAGATGCAAATGAAAATGTAGAAATCCGTTTTAACAAACAAATTAAGAAAATACAAGCCGATAAAAACGGAAAATGGACGGTAAATCTCAACGCCGAAAAAGCAGGCGGACCATTCGAATTAATCGTCATCGGAAAAAATAAAATAACCATCAAAAATGTTTTGGTTGGAGAAGTCTGGATTTGCAGCGGACAATCGAATATGGAATTTCAGGTGTATAAAACCATGAATGCCGAAAAAGAAATCAACGATTCAAATTATCCAATGATTCGTCATTTTGGCGTTGCGCAGGATTTAAGCGGAACTCCAAAAGATGATTTAAAAGAAGGAAAATGGGAAGTTTCAAGCAAAGAAACCGTTGGTAATTTTACGGCAGTAGGGTTTTATTTTGCCAGAAAATTATATTCAGAGCTGAAAATCCCAATCGGAATCATCAATACCTCCTGGGGCGGCACCAATGTAGAAACCTGGACAAGCCGAGAAGCTTTTCAAAACAGCGATGAATTTAAATCGATGATCGCTGATGTTCCGGTGGTAGACATCGATGCTATTTTTGAAGTCTATAAAAAATCCGTTTTAGACAATCTTAGAAAAGTACAGGGATTTGATGTAACAATGGAAAACGAAAACCAGTTTAAAAATCCTGACTTTCAGGATAAAAACTGGCCGGAAATAAAAGTGCCATCACTTTGGGAAAACCAGCAGATAGGCAATATCGACGGAATTGTCTGGATGCGAAAAACAATTGTACTGACAGCAGAACAAGCCAAAAAAGAAGCCGTTCTGCATCTTGCAAAAGTAGACGATGAAGACAAAACCTATATTAACGGAGTTGAAATAGGAACCAGCAATCTTTGGGACAAACTGCGAGTGTATAAAATTCCGGCAAATGTTTTAAAAGAAGGTGCAAACGTAATCGCAGTACGAATTACAGATTACAGCGGCGGCGGCGGTATTTACGGCGATCCGGCTGATCTTAAAATCGATTTTAAAGATTCAAATCTGGCATTAGAAGGACTTTGGAAATTTAATGTCATTCAGGTAAAACTGGCCATATCGCCAAACAGCTATCCGTCATTATTATACAACGCCATGCTGAAACCGTTGATTCCGTATGCCTTTCAGGGCGTTTTATGGTATCAGGGCGAAGCCAATGTCTGGAGAGCCAAACAATATAAAAAGGCATTCCCCTTAATGATTACCGACTGGAGAACTCAATGGAAACAAGGCGATTTTCCATTCTATTTCGTTCAGTTATCTACTTTCGACGAATTTGGCGGCAACAGCCAGAAAGGAAGCCGATGGGCAGAACTTCGCGAAGCACAATCAGAAACCTTAAAATTACCCAATACCGGAATGGCTGTTACAACCGATATTGGAAACGCAAAAGACATTCACCCAACCAACAAACAAGACATTGGTTTACGTTTAGCGGCAATTGCAATGAACAATCTTTATGGTAAAAAACAAGTTCACAGCGGACCAGTGTATAAATCTCAGGAAATAAAAGGAAATCAAATCATCCTGACTTTTGATAACATTGGCAGCGGATTGTCAACGCCAAATAACGATGAGCTGCAAGGATTCGAAATTGCAGGAGCCGATAAAGTTTTTCATCCTGCAAAAGCCGTAATCAAAGACAACAAAATCATCGTTCACAGCGATCAGGTTCAAAACCCTGCTGCGGTACATTATGGCTGGGCCGATGACGATACAGGGATCAATCTTTTTAATAAAGAAAAATTTCCGGCATCACCATTTAGAACCGATAACTGGCAAATGGTAACCGAAAATGAAAAATACAGCGTAAGCAAATAAAAGAAGAATCATGAAAAAAATAATTTTATTAGTTATCGGATTCATTTCCTTTATTAGCAGTGCCCAGCAGCAAAAACCGGGTATTGGCGATGACTATTATCAAAACCCAATATTTGCGGGAGATTATGCAGATCCGTCGATAATAAGAGACGGCGAAGATTATTACATTGTACACTCTTCTTTCAACTATTATCCCGGATTATTAATCTGGACATCCAAAGACCTAATCAACTGGAAACCCGTAACCCATGCACTTAAAAAAAGCGTAGGTTCAGTCTGGGCACCGGATTTGGTCAAATACAACAACAAGTTCTACATTTATTTTCCGGCAAACGAAACCAATTATGTAGTCTGGGCCAATTCCATCAACGGGCCGTGGAGCGATCCCATCGATTTGAAAATCGGAAATATCGACCCAGGACATTTTACAGATGATAAAGGAAACCGCTATTTGTATTTTAGTAACGGAAACTATGTACCATTATCAAAAGACGGTTTAGCCATAACCAGCGAAGGAAAACATGTATACGACGGATGGAAAATTCCCGAAGAATGGTCAATAGAATGTTTCTGTATGGAAGGTCCAAAAGTCCTGAAAAGAGGAAATTATTATTACTTAACCACAGCAGAAGGCGGTACAGCCGGTCCGGCAACAAGCCACATGGTCATATCGGCAAGATCAAAATCACCGCTCGGACCTTGGGAAAATTCACCTTACAACCCGATTATCAGAACTAAGGACAGTTCAGAAAAATGGTGGTCAAAAGGACACGCCACCATCATCGATGATGTAAACGGAAAATGGTGGATGGTTTTTCACGGCTACGAAAAAGATTATCATAACATGGGGCGCCAGACGCTTCTCGAACCGGTTGAGTGGACAAACGACGGCTGGTACAAAAGCCCTGAAAATACCAAAACCGAAAACCCGATAAAAAAACCGGCAGGCAAAAACATAAAAAACAATTTCACACTTTCAGATGATTTTTCCGGTTCAGAACTAAAACCGCAATGGCAGTTTTTTAATGAATTCGACGCCGAAAGATTCAAACTCACACAAAACGGAATTCAGCTGAAAGCCAAAGGAAAAGGAATAGGCGAGAGCTCTCCGCTTTTATGCACACCTCCCGATCATTCGTATACAGCACAAGTCGAAGTTGAAATCGAAGGCAATGCCACCGCAGGACTTATCCTGTTTTACGACAGTAAATTATACACCGGAATTGCTGCCGATAAAGAAAACGTGCTGGCAATTTTAAGATCATGGCAGTTTCCAACCCAAAAAGGAGTTAACAAA
This portion of the Flavobacterium gelatinilyticum genome encodes:
- a CDS encoding family 43 glycosylhydrolase yields the protein MKKIILLVIGFISFISSAQQQKPGIGDDYYQNPIFAGDYADPSIIRDGEDYYIVHSSFNYYPGLLIWTSKDLINWKPVTHALKKSVGSVWAPDLVKYNNKFYIYFPANETNYVVWANSINGPWSDPIDLKIGNIDPGHFTDDKGNRYLYFSNGNYVPLSKDGLAITSEGKHVYDGWKIPEEWSIECFCMEGPKVLKRGNYYYLTTAEGGTAGPATSHMVISARSKSPLGPWENSPYNPIIRTKDSSEKWWSKGHATIIDDVNGKWWMVFHGYEKDYHNMGRQTLLEPVEWTNDGWYKSPENTKTENPIKKPAGKNIKNNFTLSDDFSGSELKPQWQFFNEFDAERFKLTQNGIQLKAKGKGIGESSPLLCTPPDHSYTAQVEVEIEGNATAGLILFYDSKLYTGIAADKENVLAILRSWQFPTQKGVNKTHLFLRLEKKEQLVNMFYSLDGKAWKKIENSAEVSSFHHNVLSGFMSLRLGLSAVGDGQVTFKNFVYQSN
- a CDS encoding sialate O-acetylesterase, whose amino-acid sequence is MKKTISFILLILSIIANANVRMPLIFSDGMVLQRNKPIPIWGFADANENVEIRFNKQIKKIQADKNGKWTVNLNAEKAGGPFELIVIGKNKITIKNVLVGEVWICSGQSNMEFQVYKTMNAEKEINDSNYPMIRHFGVAQDLSGTPKDDLKEGKWEVSSKETVGNFTAVGFYFARKLYSELKIPIGIINTSWGGTNVETWTSREAFQNSDEFKSMIADVPVVDIDAIFEVYKKSVLDNLRKVQGFDVTMENENQFKNPDFQDKNWPEIKVPSLWENQQIGNIDGIVWMRKTIVLTAEQAKKEAVLHLAKVDDEDKTYINGVEIGTSNLWDKLRVYKIPANVLKEGANVIAVRITDYSGGGGIYGDPADLKIDFKDSNLALEGLWKFNVIQVKLAISPNSYPSLLYNAMLKPLIPYAFQGVLWYQGEANVWRAKQYKKAFPLMITDWRTQWKQGDFPFYFVQLSTFDEFGGNSQKGSRWAELREAQSETLKLPNTGMAVTTDIGNAKDIHPTNKQDIGLRLAAIAMNNLYGKKQVHSGPVYKSQEIKGNQIILTFDNIGSGLSTPNNDELQGFEIAGADKVFHPAKAVIKDNKIIVHSDQVQNPAAVHYGWADDDTGINLFNKEKFPASPFRTDNWQMVTENEKYSVSK
- a CDS encoding GH39 family glycosyl hydrolase; translation: MKKSLILFFVFAGWIANAQTRTIKVDYTKTAGKLNTMFKECIGAGRANEGLRADWQQQLAMVKKECDFKYIRFHGLLTDDMAIYREDEKGNPEYNYQYVDVLFDYILSLKMKPFVELGFMPSALASGKETIFWWKGNVTPPKDYKKWEDLIKNLTAHFTERYGVEEVKTWYFEVWNEPNLSPGFWSSTQEEYFKLYDYAVRGVKSVNKDYKVGGPATAGAAWVPETIEFCQKNNVPIDFISTHTYGVKHGYLDEFGTSGTILNKDDSSVSGEVINSRKQISESAKPNLELHYTEWSSSYTPADPIHDSYHSAAYILQKLKQVGNAANSMSYWVFTDIFEEAGPRFTPFHGGFGLLNTQGIKKPAYFSYYLMNKLGETELQNTDSSSWVSKNEKGDVQLLFWDFTNTHPGDKVLNQTYYIQDLPSKSKGNIKIELNNLQKGNYNLEIYKVGYKVHDVYADYLAMNKPAQLNREQVNTLKEKNKDCLLSTEKIKIDSKGTFNKEIAINENDVYMFRFVKQ
- a CDS encoding glycoside hydrolase family 3 C-terminal domain-containing protein, yielding MKNRILKFSAALAVMLLVSCKNDAQNTGSESVKAEYVGKEIGSEYDAEIDKLVSQMTLEEKIGMLHGNSMFTSGGVKRLGIPELKMADGPLGVREEISRDNWAPAGLTNDFATYYPAGGGLAATWNTEMAYTFGNSVGQEMRARDKDMLLSPAINIVRTPLGGRTYEYMTEDPFLNKKIAVPLIVGLQDNDVMACVKHYAANNQETNRDFVDVQIDERTLREIYLPAFEAAVKEAKAYSIMGAYNKFRGEYLCENDYMLNKILRDEWGFKGVVVSDWAAVHSTVKSLQNGLDIEMGTPKPFNEFFLADKLIAAAKNKEISEAELDKHVKRILRVLFQVKAMGGKERVKGSIATEAHYQDAYKIAAESIVLLKNENNALPLKVDGIKSIAVIGNNATKKNALGGFGAGVKTKREVTPLEGLKNRLPASVKINYAEGYLERYDEKNKGNLGNITSNGPVTIDKLDPAALQAAIEAAKNSDVAIIFAGSNRDYETEASDRRDLKLPFGQEELIQKVLAVNPKTIVVMVAGAPFEIEDISKKTTALVWTWFNGSEGGNALADVLLGKVNPSGKLPWTMPKTLNDSPAHATNSFPGDKAVNYAEGILVGYRWFDTKNIAPLYPFGYGLSYTTFGLEKAKADKESYTTDETISVSVEVKNTGKTDGKEVVQLYASKSDSKVTRAAKELKGFKKVLVKSGGSENVTIKVPVKELAYYDAASKKWVVEPGKYTLKVGNSSRDIKQDIAITIK
- a CDS encoding cellulase family glycosylhydrolase, with translation MKKTVKDYLLSILLSFAFLGVLACSSDKETTPETTIKSLTASTTKIDFDSKENVSDITVNSEAASWTIASSASWVKVSQTSGTKGSVIVRITAEANTETAARTASVTLTSNEAKPVTIAVSQLAGTVSTGLYPSYNTNPIAADASGMGSTAVQLAAKIKLGWNIGNTLEATGGETAWGNPRVTKALIDAVKANGFNAIRIPCSWNQNMENAATAKIKTDWLNRVKEVVQYCVDNDMYVVVNIHWDGGWLENNITEAKKVENNAKQKAFWEQIATHLRGFDEHLLFAGANEPAVEDAAQMAVLTSYHQTFIDAVRSTGGKNAYRVLVVQGPTTDIEKTNKLMTTLPTDKTADRMMVEVHYYTPWNFAGLTKDESWGKMFYYWGAGNHSTTDTDRNATWGEEADLEKNFKLMKTQFVDKGIPVLLGEFGAIRRTTLTGDALTLHLKSRAYYLKTVVKTAKANGLLPFYWDEGSLENNGFGIFKRADNTVFDTQALNALKEGLQ